GGGCTCTGAGAAGCGCGGCAAGGATGGCTGTCGCCGCGTACATGGCGCCGCTCAGGTCCGCTACCTGGAAGCCGTATGGGTTTTGGGGCCCCTGCTCCGGGTCTCCGGAGATACTCAACAGGCCCGCGACTCCTTGATAATTGATGTCATGGCCGGGAAGAAGCGCATACGGACCCGTTTGACCGTAGCCGGAAATGGAGCAGTAAATGACGGACGGATTGGCTTTCTTGACGGTTTCGAAGTCAATGCCCAAGCGAGAGGCTACTCCGGGCCTGAATCCTTCCACTACAACGTCGGCATGTCGAGACAATCTCAAGAAGACATCGACGCCTTCCGGTTGTTTGAGGTCCAGCGTGATCAGCTTCTTATGGTTATTCAGGTAGTCAAAACCCAAAGGCAGGATGCTGCGTAACGGGTCGCCGGCTGGGGTCCGTTCGACCTTAATCACCTTTGCCCCCAGGTCCGCCAGGATCATCGTGCAGTAGGGTCCGGGAAGCAGATTCGTACAATCCAGCACCTGTATTCCGTGAAGAGCCGGGCGGTCCATGCTGTCTCTCTATGGCTTTTCTGTCCGGTAGTAGAGTGTACCCATCTCTCAGGAAGCTTGAGAGTCCGCAGTCACGAAAAATCCATCCGGGTTGAAAGCAGCGGTTTCCAATGATTTCTGAACGATGCCCGTAACATGGGCCCTAACCTGGTGTTCCGCCCGGACACTATCCCGTGCCTCAAAACTTTCGATGATGCGCTCATGTTCTCGAATGGATTGAGGTATGACGTCATGATCCCGGTAGTAGAAATTGCACATCCAAAACCAAACGATGGCTTTCTTCAGAGACCGTATGGTGCCGTGGATCACCTGATTATCCGCCGCCTTCACGTAGGTCTTGTGAAAGTCGAAATTCAGCTCGGCGCATCGTTCGTACTGCTCATGTTCATACGCTTCGGACATGTCTTTGTTCAGCTGTTTGAGCAGTGTGATATGAGCGTCCGTGAGTTTGACGGCGGCCAGACCGGCGGCAAGTGACTCCAAAGCGGCCATCACGGGGATCAAATCCTCAATATATTTTCGCGTGATTTGGCGCACGTACCTCTTCTTGTAGGCGTCGACCACTACCAGGTCGTCGGACTCCAACATGCGGAGGGCTTCCCGAATGGGCGCCCGGCTCACGCCGAACGCTTTTTGCAGGTCGGTTTCTTTCAGCAGTTGCCCGGTCCGGATGTGGCCCATGGCGATGGCGCGCCCCAGGGATTTGTAGATCTGGTCCACCAGAGTCAGGGGTTTCCCGAGGGCTTCGTAGGCCTTTTCATGTTGTCCGTTGGAATGGTCCGGTTTCATGGTCTTGTTCGTTTCCACTTGGTTGTTGGAACAAAATCGAGTGAGACCATAGCACATTGTCGACAAGAGTAAAAGTGTAAAATCGACAGCACCTCTCTCTTGTTTCCTTCATACGGTAACCGAGGTGTGGATGTCAGCCGATGGAGACGGTGTCGCGATGTCAGAAACGTCCTTCCGCACGAAGGCAGTGAAGTCCGGAAGCCAGGAAACTTACATGATATCAAATGAGTATGGATAACGATTCGGGTCCCGTTTTACGGGAGATAGCCGGGTTGACGAATCGTGACACATCCCCGTATGCCGGGCTGCACGGTTTCACACCCCATCGCCTTGCCATCGGTAACCTGAATTCGAAGGGACTCATTACATCGGTATTACCTATTTGTTGTATCGAATAATACAATATTATACTGCCACCGATTGGAGATACTTACTTCAAACGCTTCTTCAGGAGGTTCCGAGTATGAGTTACGAGGCGATGTGGCAACAACTGGGACTCGATCTCGCCGCGCACGACGTTTTGATGCAAACGCTCGGCGAGGGCTACAAGAGTATATTCCTGCAGCAGCAAGAGCGGCCCAAAGGTATGGAGTACTTCGACTTCGTCATGAGCGAAGTGCACGGATTGCGTATCAAAGAACTGCTCGAAGGCAAAAAGGAGGGGCGCAAAGTCATCGGCTCCTTCTGCGTTTTCGTCCCCGAGGAAATCGTGCGGGCCGCGGACGCAACCCTGGTGGGATTGTGCACCGGAGCCGACTTCGCCACCGAGGAAGTCGATAAGCTTTTGCCCAGGAACACGTGCGCCCTGATCAAGTCGGCCTTTGGATTCAAGCTGGGCAAGGTGTGCCCCTACATCGAGTCCGCGGACATGATCGTGGGGGAAAATACCTGTGATGGAAAGAAGAAATCGTACGAAACACTGGATACCCTGGTGGACAACCTGTACGTAATGGATCTTCCGCAGACGAAATCCGAGCAAGGCAAGTCGCTGCTCAAAGCCGAATTCGAAAAGTTCATGCGGGCGGTGGAAGGACTGACCGGAGTCACCATTGACGTTGAGAAGCTCAAGAAAGGCATCGGCATTGTGAACGACAAGCGCGCCGCCATTCACAGGCTCTCGAGCCTCCGAACGGCGGACCCGGCCCCCATCTCCGGACTGGACGCGCTCTTGATGAATCAGGTTTTCTTTTACGACGATCCCGCGCGATTCACCCATTCGGTCAACACGATCTGCGATGAACTCGAGGGACGCATAGCCGAGAAACGGGGTCCGTTCCCCGAGGGCGCTCCGAGGATTCTCTTGTCCGGTTGTCCCATGGCGGTGCCGAACTGGAAAGCGCCCTGGATCGTCGAGACCTCGGGTGCGGTCATTGTGGGAGAGGAATCGTGCGTAGGCGAGAGAGGGACGCGAAACCTTACGGCGGCCACCGGGAACAGCGTCGAAGAACTCATGGACGCCATTGTGAACCGGTATTTTCAGGTGGACTGCGCCATCTTCACCCCGAACGAGGACCGCCTGAGCCATTTGAAAGAAATGGTCGACACCTACGACGCCGACGGCGTGATCCATTACGGGCTGCAGTTCTGCCAACCCTATCAGGTCGAGTCCATTCCGGTGGAAAGAGCCCTCGAGGAATCGGGCATTCCGGCCCTCAGGCTGGATACGGATTACAGTATGGGAGACGTCGCTCAGATCAAAACGCGCGTCGAGGCGTTTCTCGAGCGCATTGGTTAAAGAATGGTTTCGTTGCAAATGTTCGAGGGGATGTAGGGGCGGGTTTTAAACCCGCCCCTACGTTCTCGCACTTCAGATGTGCGTAACTATTCTGCTCTATGTGAATGGGCGGCAGACGTATGGTGCGCGGTGCGCACCCTACTTGCTACTATTAGATCTCGATCCATATCGGCGCGTTTTAAACCCGTCCCTACGGCCAAAAAATCAAACCCGTCATTTCAGCACTAGGGCGCCGCGCGGAACGTCATCACTTCCTTCGGCTCCACCCAGCTCCCCAGCTCTCTGCCCCTTAAGGCGCGGGCGCAAACCGGGCACAGGTTCCGGTCGACGTGTTCCACAGCCTGGGGACCCACTCGGTGTTTGAGATGCTCGAGGTAGGCCTGGGACATGTGCGGTTTGCCGCACATCGAGCACTTCAGCAACTCCTGTTCGCGCACCACGGTGCCGGTGAGCACGGTATATCGAATCCCGTCCTTATCCACAACTTTGATGGCGCCCGTGGGACACGCTTTGGCGCAGGCGCCGCAACCGACGCATCGGTTCGAGGGCCGAGTGAAATCGGTGAATGCCAGCCTCTCCTCGTTGGCCTCGGCCAGGCGCAGGGCCTCGATGCCCAGTTCGCTGCACACCAGTTGGCACAGCCCGCACCCGATACACAGATCGCATCGGAGACAGCGGCTCGCTTCACCGAGGGCCATTTCGTCGGTCAGTCCCAATTCGATGATCTGGAAATTGCCCTTTCGGTCTTCCACTTTCCGGGTGGGCATCTCGGGCCGGTTCAGACGGGTTCGCGCGTTCGCGTCTACGTCCAGCGGTTCGACTTCCGCGCGCCGTATGGGCTGGGACCACGAGGGATCGATGCTCTTGCCGCGCAAATAGGCGTCGATGGAGTTTGCCGCCTGTTTTCCGGCCCGAACGGCTTCCACCACGGTTCGGGGACCGTACACAACGTCGCCGCCGGCAAAAACCCCGGGCTCCCCGGTAGCCAGGCTGTTTTCGTCGGTGCAGATCAGGCCGCGTTCCACGGTCACGAGGCTTCCCACTTCCACGCAGGCCAGATCCGTGGCCTGTCCTATGGCCAGTATCACGTGGTCCGCCTCTATGGTCATCCTTTTTCCCGGATCGAACCGGGGATTGAATCGTCCCCGCTCGTCAAAGACGCGGGTGCACCGCTGCGCTGTAAAAACGTGATCCGCCGAAACGCTCACCGGTCCCCACGAATTGTGAATGGCCACGCCTTCAGCGAGAGCCGTCTCGATTTCGGACGTGTGGGCCGGCATCTCCCGGCGTTTTTCCAGGCAGACGATGTCCACACGCCGGCCGCCCTGTCTCAGCGCCGTCAAAGCGACGTCAATGGCCACGTTTCCTCCGCCCACCACAACGACCCGGGGCCCCACTCGGGGGTTCCGATCGCCGCGAACTTCCTTGAGGAAATCGAGTCCTCCCAGAACGAACGGCAACTCTTTCCCTTCGATGGGAATCATGCGGGAAAGTTGGGTCCCCAATGCCAGGAAACAGGCGTCGAAGCCCTGGTTGCGCAATTCATCCAGATGCCCGATCTCGTAACCGGTTCGGATGCCGACTCCCAACTCGGTGATCCGGCCCACTTCCCGGTCCAGGACCTCTCTGGGCAGCCGATAAGCCGGAATACCGTAACGGAGCATTCCCCCTGCTTCCTCTTGGGCCTCGAAGATGGTTACGTCGTGTCCGCTCAGCGTCAGAAAGTAGGCGGCGGTGAGGCCGGCCGGGCCCGAGCCCACGATAGCCACTCGTTTCTTCGTGCTCTTGGCTTTCCGGGGTTTGGGATATCCGCCTTCCTCGAGGGCGTGATGAGCGGCTACGGCTTTCATGGCCCTGATATAGATGGGGGCGTCCATGTTCCCCCTCAAACAGGCGTCCTCGCAGGGAGCCGGACATACCAATCCGCATACAAACGGTAGAGGGTTGTCTTTCGAGATGGCGCCCGCGGCCTGTTTGTAGTCTTCATGGCCGATCATGGCCAGGAAACTCGGGATATCGATACATGCGGGACACGTCCCGTGGCAGGGGGCCGGTTTACGTTCGATGCAGCGGCCCGACGGACACGCCTCCCGGCGCACGTGGCTCTCCCACTGGTCCCGGAAGTTGGTAAGGGAGCTCAACAACGGCCACGCGGCGGCAAGGCCCCGGCCGACCATCTCCCTCCCCAGGGTCTCCAGTTCCACCAAGTGGGAATCCATGCCTTTGCCCACGGTGATTTCCGTGACCATGCGGGTGGCCCTGGCAATGAGGGTTCTGGCCCCGATCTGTTCATGTTCCGAGAGCAGCCAGTAACGGTACAAAGCCCTCCTGGTGCTGTCCACCATGCAGGTGTTCTTTTCCAAGAGCCAGACCGTTTTGGGCGCGGGAGTCACCAAGGCGGCGGCCATTTCTTCAGGGGCCAGAGGCACTCGAGCGCCCGGCGCCGGCAGGAAACCGCCCATGCCTCCGTCCAGGGAGAGGGCCAGTGGATTCGCCTTGTCAGTGAGCCCTCCGGCCAACGTCTCGACTACATGCCAAAGATCGACCCCCAGAGGCGCTTCCGCCAGACCGGGCCGTTTGAGGGGTCCTCCCAGGGTGAGCAAACAGGTGCCGGTCTGACCTTCCACTCCCAGAGTTCTGAAATGTTCCGCTCCAAGGGAGAGCACCAGTGCGATGTGATACCAGGTCTCGATCGGGTGCACCAGAACACCCTGTCGTTCGGAGTGGGACAGCCCGTCCGTCCAGATGGAAGGGGCCTGATGGCGGATCAGCTCGAGTTTGAGCGTGTTACCCCGGGCGACGTCGTGTTCGAGAATGGTTTCGAGAGCGTTGAGGAAACCGGTTTCATAATCGTGCAGATCGGACGGGAGCAGCAGTCTGCAGTGCTCTACTCCGCATGTCACCGCGGCGATCAGCAACCCTTCGACCAGACCGAAAGGGTTGCGCGTCAGCAGAAATGCGCTGGACTCGGAACGCGCGTCGTACTGAGTGGCGTCCACCACCAGTACCCCGGGTTCATGCCATCGCTGAAATCGCTTCCAGTTCAAGTATACCGGCTCGGCCAGGTAGCCCCGGTCTCTCAAACCACTGGATCTCAGTTCGGCCATGACTTCAAGGGGGTTCATATCCAACGCGCGCCTCAGACCCTGGAAACCCCCAATCTCGAGATAGCGATCGAGCGTCGTTGGATTGATCTGCTCGCACCATGTCGTGAGCACGCGGCCCAGAACCAGGGACAACCCTGTCGAGTAAACATCCATGAGTTATACCTTATTTAGTTTCCATCCGGAAATGGCCCGGAAACGAGCACGAAGTCGCATGAGTTCCTTTGGCGGCATTTTCACGATTTCCGGGAAATCTGCGTCCAAAGATTCAGCCGCTCCGCCAACGGCGGTGCGGCAATGCTTAAACAATTTGAAAGGAGTCTGAGGGGAACTTTTTAAAGTTTCCCTCAGCAAAAGAGAATGATTTCCCTACTACGGCGAAGTGGTCTCCGTACTGAAGGCGTGTTCCGCCACCAATTTGGCAAAACGATCCCGCCGGTAATCCGGAAGCTTGACGGCTTCCCCGAATTCCAGGCATTGAGTGAGACATTTGGTCACACAGGCCGGCTTGAGGCCGGCGTCCACACGGTCTTTGCAGTAATCGCATTTCACGGCTTTTTGGGTGACGGGGTCCCATTGGCAAGATCCCCAGGGGCAGGCTGTGATGCAGCTCTTACACCCTATGCAGAGCGCCGGTTCGATATATACAATGCCGTCGGACGCGCGTTTCTTTATGGCGCCGGACGGACAGACCTTAAAGCACCACGGTTCCTCGCAATGAAAGCACGGCATGAACACGAAACGCACGCGGGGCAGTCCTTTGACGTCGACGGGTCCCACCCATGTGTTTTTGCACAGAGCGGGTCCGACGCCCAGGCCCTTGTTGGTTTTACAATGCACTTCGCACGCCAGACATCCGATGCAGCGCTCCGAGTCTTGCAGGAGATAGTATTTGCTCATGGCTTGAAACTCCTTTTATTACGCAGGGTGCACATGAACGGTACATTCGCACAGAGCGTGGCCCCCTCCGGCGGGATCGTAGACGGTCAGCATGCCTTTTTGGAGCCGCTGATCCGCGGTTCCCTTGTTGTAAGCCCGCTTCTGCAGCGGCACCGTTCGTCCGAATCCGTGCAGCATGAAGACGGCATCCCGGTGAATCCA
This is a stretch of genomic DNA from Deltaproteobacteria bacterium. It encodes these proteins:
- a CDS encoding 2-hydroxyacyl-CoA dehydratase translates to MSYEAMWQQLGLDLAAHDVLMQTLGEGYKSIFLQQQERPKGMEYFDFVMSEVHGLRIKELLEGKKEGRKVIGSFCVFVPEEIVRAADATLVGLCTGADFATEEVDKLLPRNTCALIKSAFGFKLGKVCPYIESADMIVGENTCDGKKKSYETLDTLVDNLYVMDLPQTKSEQGKSLLKAEFEKFMRAVEGLTGVTIDVEKLKKGIGIVNDKRAAIHRLSSLRTADPAPISGLDALLMNQVFFYDDPARFTHSVNTICDELEGRIAEKRGPFPEGAPRILLSGCPMAVPNWKAPWIVETSGAVIVGEESCVGERGTRNLTAATGNSVEELMDAIVNRYFQVDCAIFTPNEDRLSHLKEMVDTYDADGVIHYGLQFCQPYQVESIPVERALEESGIPALRLDTDYSMGDVAQIKTRVEAFLERIG
- a CDS encoding FAD-dependent oxidoreductase, with product MDVYSTGLSLVLGRVLTTWCEQINPTTLDRYLEIGGFQGLRRALDMNPLEVMAELRSSGLRDRGYLAEPVYLNWKRFQRWHEPGVLVVDATQYDARSESSAFLLTRNPFGLVEGLLIAAVTCGVEHCRLLLPSDLHDYETGFLNALETILEHDVARGNTLKLELIRHQAPSIWTDGLSHSERQGVLVHPIETWYHIALVLSLGAEHFRTLGVEGQTGTCLLTLGGPLKRPGLAEAPLGVDLWHVVETLAGGLTDKANPLALSLDGGMGGFLPAPGARVPLAPEEMAAALVTPAPKTVWLLEKNTCMVDSTRRALYRYWLLSEHEQIGARTLIARATRMVTEITVGKGMDSHLVELETLGREMVGRGLAAAWPLLSSLTNFRDQWESHVRREACPSGRCIERKPAPCHGTCPACIDIPSFLAMIGHEDYKQAAGAISKDNPLPFVCGLVCPAPCEDACLRGNMDAPIYIRAMKAVAAHHALEEGGYPKPRKAKSTKKRVAIVGSGPAGLTAAYFLTLSGHDVTIFEAQEEAGGMLRYGIPAYRLPREVLDREVGRITELGVGIRTGYEIGHLDELRNQGFDACFLALGTQLSRMIPIEGKELPFVLGGLDFLKEVRGDRNPRVGPRVVVVGGGNVAIDVALTALRQGGRRVDIVCLEKRREMPAHTSEIETALAEGVAIHNSWGPVSVSADHVFTAQRCTRVFDERGRFNPRFDPGKRMTIEADHVILAIGQATDLACVEVGSLVTVERGLICTDENSLATGEPGVFAGGDVVYGPRTVVEAVRAGKQAANSIDAYLRGKSIDPSWSQPIRRAEVEPLDVDANARTRLNRPEMPTRKVEDRKGNFQIIELGLTDEMALGEASRCLRCDLCIGCGLCQLVCSELGIEALRLAEANEERLAFTDFTRPSNRCVGCGACAKACPTGAIKVVDKDGIRYTVLTGTVVREQELLKCSMCGKPHMSQAYLEHLKHRVGPQAVEHVDRNLCPVCARALRGRELGSWVEPKEVMTFRAAP
- a CDS encoding GntR family transcriptional regulator; this encodes MKPDHSNGQHEKAYEALGKPLTLVDQIYKSLGRAIAMGHIRTGQLLKETDLQKAFGVSRAPIREALRMLESDDLVVVDAYKKRYVRQITRKYIEDLIPVMAALESLAAGLAAVKLTDAHITLLKQLNKDMSEAYEHEQYERCAELNFDFHKTYVKAADNQVIHGTIRSLKKAIVWFWMCNFYYRDHDVIPQSIREHERIIESFEARDSVRAEHQVRAHVTGIVQKSLETAAFNPDGFFVTADSQAS
- a CDS encoding 4Fe-4S dicluster domain-containing protein codes for the protein MSKYYLLQDSERCIGCLACEVHCKTNKGLGVGPALCKNTWVGPVDVKGLPRVRFVFMPCFHCEEPWCFKVCPSGAIKKRASDGIVYIEPALCIGCKSCITACPWGSCQWDPVTQKAVKCDYCKDRVDAGLKPACVTKCLTQCLEFGEAVKLPDYRRDRFAKLVAEHAFSTETTSP